A region of Zeugodacus cucurbitae isolate PBARC_wt_2022May chromosome 5, idZeuCucr1.2, whole genome shotgun sequence DNA encodes the following proteins:
- the LOC105215517 gene encoding plasminogen receptor (KT), translating to MGSSTSRNTASNFPSHDDPAYRKCQELKMERWIQLHYQIKEREMATYIAGKRELFYWLSAFYITSSIGCWQYYQYIRRKAALLPMVPLTFVMAYYADLAYGSKVHRIQAEANMILEHENELLHWPGGLPTVSSLDEARVENEIEKKLHPHPS from the exons ATGGGTTCGTCTACGTCGCGCAATACTGCGTCCAACTTTCCATCGCATGATGATCCAGCGTACCGGAAGTGTCAGGAGTTAAAA ATGGAACGCTGGATACAATTACACTATCAGATAAAAGAGCGCGAAATGGCCACATATATTGCTGGTAAACGTGAGCTCTTCTATTGGTTAAGCGCCTTCTATATCACCTCGAGCATTGGTTGCTGGCAATATTATCAGTATATACGACGAAAAGCGGCGTTGCTGCCAATGGTTCCCTTGACCTTTGTTATGGCATATTATGCCGATTTGGCTTACGGCAGTAAAGTACATCGCATACAAG ctGAAGCCAATATGATATTGGAGCATGAAAACGAATTGCTACACTGGCCTGGCGGCTTGCCAACTGTATCATCGCTGGATGAGGCacgtgttgaaaatgaaatcgaaaagaaattacatccacatcCTTCATAG
- the LOC105215516 gene encoding ubiquitin carboxyl-terminal hydrolase 7 produces MEIEPDQSIEAMDTQEVEIITSDLPNQQQQPLNKLHLPAEQLPNENGNGPPQQLLADTTSPYANEQEMTSVDDPKDDQFRSEATFSYTVENIAQLKQQHLSPPVYVRMLPWKIMVIPNDRALGFFLQCNGENESPTWSCNAIAELRLKCHKPDAPPFTRARIKHLFYSKENDYGYSNFITWSELQEPEKCYVHNGAITLEVHVVADAPHGVLWDSKKHTGYVGLKNQGATCYMNSLLQTLYFTNQLRRAVYKIPTEADDSTKSVGLSLQRVFHDLQFGDRPVGTKKLTKSFGWETLDSFMQHDVQEFLRVLLDKLESKMKGTCLEGTIPGLFEGKMSSYIKCKNVDYNSTRYETFYDIQLNIKDKKNIYDSFKDYIASETLEGDNKYDAGVHGLQEASKGVIFTAFPPVLHLHLMRFQYDPITDSSIKYNDRFEFYERINLDEYLAEKEKTPAEYVLHAVLVHSGDNHGGHYVVFINPKADGKWFKFDDDVVSSCGRGEAIEHNYGGNDDEISFHAKCSNAYMLVYIRKSELERVLSDIPEKEIPSELVERLELEKRIEMARRKERSEANLYVSIHVILEEYFEAQQKRRLFDLDKVHQRLFKLKQTQTVEEMMDAFVKSFGVPKDRMRVWIMFAAQTQKFLYFDFQREGLRPIEQIATAQKPWVIFLELASPLVPGRPLPPFDPKQEVLLFFKYYDACNKRLNYIGCSQQPLSRRLSEIVTEVNTQLGFEPDTELTVFDECHDKKITNINEPLENVLYLHSDNLQGNILIFEKEHIDIKLDLPTVEDYFLDLVYRVEITFCDKCNPNEPEIVLELSNRYNYDQMAKAVAERLNTDPNKLQFFMCVSSYKETPGNAVPYTFKGTVKDLVAYCKQSATKKLFYQRLSLSIHELDNKKQFKCIWVSNDLKEEKELVLYPNKNENVKGLLDEAAKKIQFAENSRKKLRLLKVANHKISTIYKEDMPLEALQKPNETLTTQSAQKIFRIEEVPAEDMQLAENEILVPVAHYSKEIYNSFGVPFLIKAKHNEPYGALKQRIQKRLNVPDKEWENFKFAVISMGHPNEVNDNTPVDMEIYRTWTNAHLPYFGLDHINKSRKRTSLNFSEKAIKIYN; encoded by the exons ATGGAAATCGAGCCTGACCAATCGATAGAGGCAATGGACACACAAGAGGTCGAAATAATCACAAGCGACCTGCCTaatcagcaacagcaaccatTGAATAAGCTGCATTTGCCAGCCGAACAGCTGCCCAACGAGAACGGCAACGGTCCGCCGCAGCAATTACTAGCCGACACCACTTCGCCATACGCCAACGAACAGGAGATGACGTCCGTCGACGATCCCAAGGACGATCAGTTTCGTTCTGAAGCTACATTTTCATATACGGTCGAGAATATAGCGCAACTGAAGCAACAACATCTCTCACCACCCGTATATGTACGCATGTTGCCATGGAAAATTATGGTAATACCCAATGATCGTGCGCTAGGTTTCTTCCTACAATGtaatggtgaaaatgaatcaccTACATGGTCTTGTAATGCCATCGCTGAATTACGACTGAAATGTCACAAACCGGATGCACCACCATTTACTCGTGCGCGTATCAAGCATCTTTTTTACTCCAAAGAGAACGACTATggttattcaaattttattacgtGGTCCGAATTACAGGAGCCCGAAAAGTGTTACGTACACAATGGCGCTATCACATTGGAGGTGCATGTAGTGGCCGATGCACCGCACGGTGTACTTTGGGATTCCAAAAAACATACCGGTTATGTGGGACTTAAAAATCAGGGAGCAACATGCTATATGAATTCGTTGCTTCAAACATTATATTTTACGAATCAATTGCGTCGTGCTGTTTATAAAATACCAACAGAAGCGGATGATAGCACCAAGTCGGTGGGTTTATCACTGCAACGTGTTTTTCATGATCTACAATTCGGCGACCGCCCCGTAGGCACTAAGAAGCTTACCAAGTCATTCGGTTGGGAAACGCTCGACTCGTTTATGCAACATGATGTACAGGAATTTCTACGAGTGTTACTCGATAAATTAGAATCAAAAATGAAGGGTACATGTTTGGAAGGCACCATACCGGGTTTGTTTGAGGGAAAAATGTCTTCGTATATCAAATGCAAGAATGTTGATTATAACAGTACACGTTACGAAACTTTCTACGATATTCAGTTGAACATAAAAGATAAGAAGAATATCTACGATTCTTTCAAGGATTACATAGCATCTGAGACACTTGAGGGTGATAATAAATACGATGCGGGAGTGCATGGTCTCCAG GAGGCAAGCAAGGGAGTTATCTTCACGGCTTTTCCGCCcgtgttgcatttgcatttaatgCGTTTCCAATATGATCCCATAACAGACAGTTCCATCAAATATAACGATCGTTTTGAGTTCTACGAACGTATCAACTTGGACGAATATCTGGCCGAGAAGGAGAAGACACCTGCCGAGTATGTTTTGCATGCCGTGCTTGTGCATTCGGGCGATAATCATGGTGGCCACTATGTGGTATTCATCAATCCGAAAGCGGACGGTAAATGGTTCAAATTCGACGATGATGTCGTCTCCAGTTGTGGACGCGGCGAAGCCATTGAACATAATTACGGTGGCAACGATGATGAAATATCGTTCCATGCTAAATGCAGTAATGCTTATATGTTAGTCTACATACGAAAATCCGAATTAGAACGTGTACTCAGCGATATACCCGAAAAGGAAATACCCAGTGAATTAGTTGAACGTCTCGAATTGGAGAAACGTATCGAAATGGCACGTCGTAAGGAGCGTAGCGAGGCAAACTTATATGTATCCATACATGTTATCCTAGAGGAATACTTTGAGGCACAACAAAAGCGACGACTCTTCGATTTGGATAAGGTGCATCAACGCCTCTTCAAGCTAAAGCAGACGCAAACCGTCGAAGAAATGATGGATGCGTTCGTGAAGTCATTCGGTGTGCCCAAGGATCGTATGCGCGTCTGGATTATGTTTGCGGCACAAACGCAAAAATTTCTATACTTTGATTTCCAACGAGAGGGATTGCGTCCAATTGAGCAAATCGCCACCGCACAGAAACCATGGGTGATCTTCCTAGAGTTGGCGTCACCACTTGTACCTGGCCGCCCGTTGCCACCGTTCGATCCCAAACAAGAAGTGCTGCTATTCTTTAAGTATTATGACGCATGTAATAAGCGCTTAAATTATATTGGCTGCTCACAACAGCCACTAAGTCGACGTTTAAGCGAAATCGTCACGGAGGTGAATACACAATTGGGCTTTGAGCCGGATACCGAATTGACGGTGTTCGATGAATGTCACGACAAGAAAattaccaatatcaatgaacCACTAGAGAATGTGCTTTACCTGCATTCGGACAATCTGCAGggcaatatattaatattcgaAAAGGAGCATATTGACATCAAACTAGATTTGCCTACTGTCGAAGATTACTTCCTGGACTTGGTGTATAGAGTGGAAATCACATTCTGTGATAAATGCAATCCCAATGAACCGGAAATCGTGCTAGAGCTCTCAAATCGCTACAATTACGATCAAATGGCAAAAGCGGTCGCTGAGCGACTCAATACCGATCCGAACAAATTGCAGTTCTTTATGTGTGTCAGCAGTTACAAAGAGACACCTGGCAATGCCGTACCATACACCTTCAAG GGAACTGTTAAGGATCTAGTCGCCTACTGCAAGCAGAGCGCTACCAAAAAGCTCTTCTATCAAAGACTGTCACTCAGCATCCACGAACTCGACAATAAGAAACAATTCAAATGCATTTGGGTCTCCAACGATCTGAAGGAGGAGAAAGAGCTCGTATTGTATCCGAATAAGAATGAGAATGTCAAAGGTCTATTGGATGAGGCTGCCAAAAAGATACAATTCGCTGAGAATAGTCGTAAGAAATTGCGATTGCTTAAAGTGGCCAATCACAAAATCTCCACCATCTACAAGGAGGATATGCCGCTGGAAGCGCTACAAAAGCCCAACGAAACGCTGACGACACAAAGTGCGCAGAAGATTTTCCGAATTGAGGAAGTGCCTGCCGAAGATATGCAGCTGGCCGAGAATGAGATACTCGTGCCCGTGGCACATTATAGCAAAGAGATATATAATTCCTTTGGTGTGCCATTCTTGATTAAAGCGAAACATAACGAACCATATGGTGCGCTCAAACAACGCATACAAAAGCGTCTGAATGTGCCCGACAAGGAGTGGGAGAATTTCAAATTTGCCGTCATCTCGATGGGGCATCCGAACGAGGTTAACGACAATACACCGGTCGATATGGAGATCTATCGCACTTGGACTAATGCACATTTGCCTTACTTTGGACTCGATCACATAAATAAATCCAGAAAGCGAACATCCTTAAATTTCTCCGAGAAAGCGATTAagatttacaattaa